In Daucus carota subsp. sativus chromosome 4, DH1 v3.0, whole genome shotgun sequence, one DNA window encodes the following:
- the LOC108217692 gene encoding 23 kDa jasmonate-induced protein, whose translation MNPFGVAITDETLRQMAKYRNKKITQEDRAREAMRLIHAEDKNLNALQHVLDLKDKYGSGVSTLCLVYNATGNTLQLVEQKDWLGYVYNEQPPTSFENGQWLAFLHAHPSSQALGCEAVRVYRGQNVHGEVRDYMIAWSAPWGPDYQNSAYTEVREKDHFPQYWSYIKGLLEKAEKITTDETDKNCASAVGIGGLTSPEFIAILKHKFSPQP comes from the exons ATGAATCCCTTTGGAGTAGCCATCACAGATGAGACCTTGAGGCAAATGGCAAAATATCGAAACAAGAAAATAACACAAGAAGATAGAGCAAGAGAGGCGATGAGATTGATCCATGCTGAAGACAAGAACCTCAATGCTCTTCAGCATGTATTGGATCTCAAGGATAAGTATGGTAGTGGAGTTTCCACATTATGCCTTGTGTATAATGCTACTGGAAACACCCTGCAACTTGTGGAGCAAAAAGATTGGCTTGGTTATGTGTACAATGAACAACCTCCAACATCCTTTGAAAATGGTCAGTGGCTCGCTTTCCTCCACGCCCACCCGTCCTCTCAGGCCTTAGGCTGCGAAGCTGTTCGTGTTTACCGCGGTCAGAATGTCCATGGAGAGGTTCGTGACTACATGATAGCTTGGTCTGCCCCTTGGGGTCCTGACTACCAGAACTCG GCATATACCGAGGTCCGTGAAAAGGATCATTTTCCCCAATATTGGTCTTACATAAAGGGGTTGCTCGAAAAGGCCGAAAAAATAACAACTGATGAAACCGATAAAAATTGTGCATCGGCCGTGGGAATTGGTGGCCTTACTTCTCCGGAATTCATTGCAATTCTCAAGCACAAATTTAGCCCACAACCATGA